One window from the genome of Candidatus Protochlamydia phocaeensis encodes:
- a CDS encoding IS1 family transposase gives ESGKTSYIERFNCTLRQRVARLVRKTLSFSKKLANHIGMIKYFICYYNLALHV, from the coding sequence AAGAATCTGGCAAAACAAGTTATATTGAAAGATTTAATTGTACTCTTAGACAAAGAGTCGCAAGGCTTGTAAGAAAAACTTTATCTTTCTCTAAAAAACTAGCTAATCATATTGGAATGATCAAATATTTTATCTGTTATTACAATTTAGCATTACATGTTTAG